CGTGCTCGTCAAGGTCTCCTCGAGCCCGTCCATCGCGAAGAAGAAGGACGAAATACTCAACCTCACGAACAACATCTTCTTCGCCCAGGGACGTTCCATAACGCTGGTGCAGGCCGGGGAAGCCGAGATGCTCGCCCTCGCGAACGAGCTCAGGATACGGAACATACTGATGGACGAGCGCACCACCCGCCTGCTTCTCGAGGCGCCGTTCAAGATAAAGGAGCATTTCGAGCAGGAATTCAGGACCAACATAATGGTGAATCGCGAGAACCTCGAGAAATTCAACGACATGGTCAAGGACATGAACGTTTTCCGTAGCGCGGAATTCATCTCGCTCGCGTACTCCAACGGCTTTTTCGAAAACTACAAGAAAATGGGGAAAGAAATCTATTCCGCGGCCCTCTACAAGCTCAAGTACTCAGGCTGCAGCATAAGGTTCGACGAGATAGAAGAGCTCATAAAACTTTCGTGAGCGTGCTCGCATGGAAGCTTTGAAGGCAAGGATTTTAGTGGACACTCGCGAGCGCGGCTTCCCGGACCTTTTCAGGGCGCTCGGCGCAGAAGTGGAGGAAAAAATGCTCGAAGTCGGGGACTTTTTATGCTCGGAGAAAACAGCAGTTGAAAGGAAGACCCGCGCTGACTTCGAATCTTCAGTCCTTGACGGGCGTCTTTTCCGCCAGCTTCCCAACCTGTGCACAAATTTTGAGAATGTAGTAATAATCGTGGAAGGCGAGCGCCTGGAGGAGGGTTCGCTTTCCCGAGCCGCGCTCATGGGCGCCTACGCTTCCATCTTTACAGATTTCCACGCCTCGCTCTTCTTCACCAAGAACGAAAAAGCCACCGCCGAATTGGTTTTCGCAATCGCTAAGCACGAGCAGCTCGGCAAGAAACAGGAGATGCGCGTATTCGCGAAAAGGAAGACTTTCACTCTTGCGCAGAACCAGCGCGCCATAATAGAGGCGTTCCCGATGGTCGGCCCTTCTATGGCCCGCAAGCTCTTGATGCATTTCGGAAGCCCTGAAGCGGTTTTGAACGCGAGCGAACCCGAACTTATGGAAGTAGAGGGGCTCGGGGAAAAGAAAGCGAAAGCGATATGGAAATCAGCTCACGAGCCTTATAATCCCGAAGAAGACCCATAAGCAATTTATACCTCTTCCTCCAAATCCCATCATGCAGCTTCAATCCCCAGATGCCCTCATAGCGCTTGATGGAGGAGGCGGCGACGTTTCCTTCGTCTCCCACGCTCACAGCGACCACCTCAACGGGGTTCGCAACAAGGAACGTTTGCTTGCGACT
The DNA window shown above is from Candidatus Micrarchaeia archaeon and carries:
- a CDS encoding ERCC4 domain-containing protein, producing MEALKARILVDTRERGFPDLFRALGAEVEEKMLEVGDFLCSEKTAVERKTRADFESSVLDGRLFRQLPNLCTNFENVVIIVEGERLEEGSLSRAALMGAYASIFTDFHASLFFTKNEKATAELVFAIAKHEQLGKKQEMRVFAKRKTFTLAQNQRAIIEAFPMVGPSMARKLLMHFGSPEAVLNASEPELMEVEGLGEKKAKAIWKSAHEPYNPEEDP